The following are encoded together in the Streptomyces sp. NBC_00358 genome:
- a CDS encoding GntR family transcriptional regulator, with amino-acid sequence MDYPNDQAPGAPVRSGIPEHGRIPKYYAVKARIARLVDELGEGGLLPTERALSEQYEVARETVRQALRELLLEGKLRRQGRGTVVAGPKLEQPLSLASYTEGVRRQGRVPGRSLISLDRFPCPEALAAEAGLERGEPVWHMERVLLADDERVGLESTYVAVGRVPGLDSDFDPDSSFYAYLHDRLGIAFGDADERIETVLATPREALLIGTPPALPMLLIHRISRDADGRPLERVRTLYRGDRFSFTAHLGD; translated from the coding sequence GTGGACTACCCGAACGACCAGGCTCCCGGCGCCCCCGTCCGCTCCGGCATTCCGGAACACGGCCGCATTCCGAAGTACTACGCGGTGAAGGCGCGCATCGCCCGACTCGTCGACGAGCTGGGCGAAGGGGGGCTGCTGCCCACCGAGCGGGCCCTCTCGGAACAGTACGAGGTGGCCCGCGAGACGGTGCGGCAGGCGCTGCGCGAGCTGCTGCTCGAAGGAAAGCTGCGGCGGCAGGGGCGCGGCACGGTCGTCGCCGGTCCCAAGCTGGAACAGCCGCTGTCGCTGGCGAGCTACACCGAGGGCGTCCGCAGGCAGGGGCGGGTCCCCGGCCGTTCGCTGATCTCCCTCGATCGGTTCCCGTGTCCGGAAGCACTCGCCGCCGAGGCGGGTCTGGAGCGCGGCGAACCGGTCTGGCACATGGAGCGGGTGCTGCTCGCGGACGACGAACGGGTCGGTCTGGAGAGCACGTACGTGGCGGTCGGCCGGGTCCCCGGACTGGACAGCGACTTCGACCCCGACTCCTCTTTCTACGCCTACCTCCACGACCGCCTCGGCATCGCGTTCGGCGACGCCGACGAGCGGATCGAGACCGTGCTCGCCACCCCGCGCGAGGCGCTGCTGATCGGAACCCCGCCCGCGCTGCCGATGCTGCTGATCCACCGGATCTCCCGGGACGCCGACGGACGGCCGCTGGAGCGAGTGCGGACGCTGTACCGGGGGGACCGGTTCTCCTTCACCGCGCACCTGGGAGACTGA
- a CDS encoding ABC transporter permease → MLVHSRKGKWATWAVFFVLFLPLFALPLLVVLAASFATNWSSALPSGFTTGHYTAATRGESFQALTTSLVTALTASVLALVVGTWAALAGHALKKRGKRLLDALFMLPVAVPSVVVGLAILVAFSKPPVLLNGTRWIVILAHTVLVTAFAHQSVSAAIVRLDPAYEQAAASLGARPSSVLWRVRLPLLLPSLTAAAGLCFALSMGELSATMMLYPPDWTPLPVQIYASTDRGALFTGSALAVVLMTATVLVLFAVSRIRTKASYR, encoded by the coding sequence GTGTTGGTGCATAGCCGCAAGGGGAAGTGGGCCACCTGGGCCGTCTTCTTCGTCCTCTTCCTGCCCCTGTTCGCCCTGCCCCTGCTCGTCGTCCTCGCCGCGTCGTTCGCCACGAACTGGTCGAGCGCGCTCCCGTCCGGATTCACCACCGGGCACTACACCGCCGCCACCCGCGGCGAATCCTTCCAGGCCCTCACCACCAGCCTGGTCACCGCCCTCACCGCGAGTGTCCTCGCGCTGGTCGTGGGCACCTGGGCGGCGCTCGCCGGACACGCCCTGAAGAAGCGCGGCAAGCGCCTGCTGGACGCGCTGTTCATGCTGCCGGTCGCGGTGCCCTCCGTCGTCGTCGGGCTCGCGATCCTGGTCGCCTTCTCCAAGCCGCCGGTGCTGCTCAACGGCACCCGGTGGATCGTCATCCTCGCGCACACCGTTCTTGTCACGGCGTTCGCCCACCAGTCGGTGTCGGCCGCCATCGTGCGTCTCGACCCGGCCTACGAACAGGCCGCCGCCTCCCTCGGCGCCCGGCCCTCCTCCGTGTTGTGGCGGGTGCGGCTGCCGCTGCTGCTGCCCTCGCTCACAGCCGCCGCGGGGCTCTGCTTCGCCCTGTCCATGGGTGAGTTGAGCGCCACGATGATGCTCTACCCGCCGGACTGGACCCCGCTTCCCGTCCAGATCTACGCGTCCACCGACCGCGGCGCCCTGTTCACCGGCTCCGCCCTCGCCGTGGTCCTCATGACGGCGACCGTGCTCGTGCTGTTCGCCGTCTCCCGGATCCGCACCAAGGCCTCCTACCGCTGA
- a CDS encoding 2-aminoethylphosphonate ABC transporter permease subunit, with product MASAAVAAPAEPVTRSRTGIPSWVWALPPVAVLGLVFLYPLGLVVQQSFRPDTGGTSAQAYGDVFASAAFREALGTTVWLALGSTVGCLVLGFVLALVIAFVPFPGGKAVAKSIDVFLSFPSFLITLALLFVYGTVGMANGLWTDATGAAEGPFQFLTTPWGVLLAEITYFTPFVMRPLLGAFSGIDTGPLEVASSLGARPARIVRQVILPEALPALAAGGSLVLVLCLNEFGIVLFTGAKGVTTLPMLVYSKAILESDYPGACVVAVVNVLISVGLYGLYRVVSRRVGA from the coding sequence ATGGCTAGCGCCGCGGTCGCCGCTCCGGCCGAACCGGTCACCAGGTCCAGGACGGGAATCCCCTCGTGGGTCTGGGCTCTGCCCCCCGTCGCCGTGCTCGGCCTGGTGTTTCTCTATCCGCTCGGGCTGGTCGTCCAGCAGTCGTTCCGGCCCGACACCGGGGGGACCTCGGCTCAGGCGTACGGGGACGTGTTCGCCTCCGCCGCGTTCCGCGAGGCGCTCGGCACCACGGTGTGGCTGGCCCTCGGGTCCACGGTCGGCTGCCTGGTCCTCGGGTTCGTGCTCGCCCTGGTCATCGCCTTCGTGCCGTTCCCCGGCGGCAAGGCGGTCGCCAAGTCCATCGACGTCTTCCTGTCCTTCCCGTCCTTCCTGATCACGCTGGCGCTGCTCTTCGTCTACGGCACCGTCGGCATGGCCAACGGGCTCTGGACGGACGCCACCGGAGCGGCCGAGGGACCGTTCCAGTTCCTCACCACGCCCTGGGGTGTGCTCCTCGCGGAGATCACCTACTTCACCCCGTTCGTGATGCGGCCGCTGCTCGGCGCCTTCTCCGGCATCGACACCGGCCCGCTGGAGGTGGCGTCCTCGCTCGGCGCGCGGCCCGCGCGGATCGTCCGGCAGGTCATCCTGCCCGAGGCGCTGCCCGCCCTTGCCGCCGGCGGCAGCCTGGTCCTGGTGCTGTGCCTGAACGAGTTCGGCATCGTCCTGTTCACCGGGGCCAAGGGGGTCACCACGCTGCCGATGCTCGTCTACAGCAAGGCGATCCTGGAGTCCGACTATCCGGGAGCGTGTGTCGTCGCCGTCGTCAACGTCCTGATCTCCGTGGGCCTTTACGGCCTCTACCGGGTGGTGAGCCGCCGTGTTGGTGCATAG
- a CDS encoding TIGR03364 family FAD-dependent oxidoreductase, with protein MRVIVVGAGVVGTLHAWHAVERGHQVVQIEREAEARGASLRNFGQIWVSGRAGGEELDTALRARELWEEIGARVPGLGFRGCGSLTPLRNPREIAVAQAALARDDAAARGYKLLTAGETRALNPALRGTFEAALYCERDAAVEPRTAQVALRAELLKSPDYTFLPGREVREVIGENAVRDDHGDVHTGDMVVLCTGAWLGGLVRELAGPELPVRRVRLQMMQTAPLGEPLTTSVADADSFRYYPAYRSEALDALNAGQPQTPTAAAHLMQLLMVQRADGGLTIGDTHEYEHPFAFDTLEDPYDHLTEVVESFLGRPLPKIRRRWAGVYAQCTDTSRVVHRQRVRDGMWLVTGPGGRGMTCSPAIAETTADELGW; from the coding sequence GTGAGAGTGATAGTCGTCGGAGCCGGCGTGGTGGGCACCCTGCACGCCTGGCACGCAGTGGAACGCGGCCACCAGGTCGTACAGATCGAGCGTGAGGCGGAGGCCCGTGGGGCCTCGCTGCGCAACTTCGGCCAGATATGGGTCAGTGGCCGAGCCGGAGGAGAGGAGCTCGACACCGCCCTGCGGGCGCGGGAACTGTGGGAGGAGATCGGTGCCCGGGTCCCGGGTCTCGGCTTCCGGGGCTGCGGATCGCTGACCCCGCTGCGCAACCCGCGCGAGATCGCCGTCGCGCAGGCGGCCCTGGCCCGCGACGACGCGGCGGCCCGTGGCTACAAGCTGCTCACCGCCGGTGAGACACGCGCCCTGAACCCCGCCCTGCGCGGCACCTTCGAGGCCGCCCTGTACTGCGAGCGCGACGCGGCCGTCGAGCCGCGCACCGCCCAGGTCGCCCTGCGCGCCGAACTGCTGAAGTCCCCGGACTACACCTTCCTGCCGGGCCGCGAGGTCCGCGAGGTGATCGGCGAGAACGCCGTCCGCGACGACCACGGCGACGTCCACACCGGTGACATGGTGGTGCTGTGCACCGGCGCCTGGCTCGGCGGACTCGTCCGCGAACTGGCCGGACCCGAGCTGCCCGTACGGCGCGTACGGCTGCAGATGATGCAGACCGCCCCGCTGGGCGAGCCGCTCACCACCTCGGTCGCCGACGCGGACAGTTTCCGCTACTACCCCGCGTACCGGAGCGAGGCGCTCGACGCCCTCAACGCAGGCCAGCCACAGACACCGACCGCCGCTGCGCACCTGATGCAGCTCCTCATGGTGCAGCGCGCGGACGGCGGGCTGACCATCGGCGACACCCACGAGTACGAGCACCCCTTCGCCTTCGACACCCTCGAAGACCCCTACGACCACCTCACCGAGGTCGTCGAGTCCTTCCTCGGCCGCCCGCTGCCGAAGATCCGGCGCCGCTGGGCCGGGGTGTACGCGCAGTGCACCGACACCAGCCGGGTCGTGCACCGCCAGCGCGTCCGGGACGGGATGTGGCTGGTCACCGGGCCCGGTGGGCGCGGCATGACCTGCTCACCCGCAATCGCAGAGACCACCGCCGACGAGCTGGGATGGTGA
- a CDS encoding restriction endonuclease, giving the protein MAVPARARRTARRFHRFELRATAVYFALLAVTLALVGAAARTAAAAAVHRPAWAVALALVGVGVVMAGCRGKRRISAARIARRAAIALDAATRTAVEALDAASPAPAVGLVPAGAGACGGRLGTDPAVVFPETVPEAPADTVEIAYEALYPDEFEQAVAELCRRDGCLDVDVVGGAGDLGADVVARTPDGRSVVIQCKRYCDGNRVGSQDLQRFGGTCFTVHGADVAVVVTTSDFTAPALDYAEQCGIVCVDGPQLRRWQENAGPRPWEAQPSAA; this is encoded by the coding sequence ATGGCCGTTCCCGCACGCGCCCGGCGTACCGCGCGCCGCTTCCACCGGTTCGAACTCCGGGCGACGGCCGTCTACTTCGCCCTCCTCGCTGTCACCCTCGCTCTGGTGGGCGCGGCCGCCCGCACCGCGGCTGCGGCCGCGGTGCACCGCCCCGCCTGGGCTGTGGCGCTCGCCCTTGTGGGCGTCGGCGTCGTCATGGCCGGCTGTCGCGGGAAGCGCCGCATATCGGCGGCGAGGATCGCGCGCCGCGCGGCCATAGCCCTGGACGCAGCCACGCGGACGGCGGTCGAAGCGCTCGACGCGGCATCACCGGCTCCCGCCGTCGGCCTGGTCCCCGCCGGGGCCGGCGCCTGCGGCGGCCGCCTCGGCACGGATCCCGCCGTCGTGTTTCCCGAGACCGTGCCCGAGGCGCCCGCGGACACGGTGGAGATCGCCTACGAGGCCCTGTACCCGGACGAGTTCGAACAGGCGGTGGCCGAACTGTGCCGGCGCGACGGCTGTCTCGACGTGGACGTCGTGGGCGGGGCCGGGGACCTGGGCGCCGACGTCGTGGCGAGGACGCCCGACGGGCGCTCGGTCGTCATCCAGTGCAAGCGGTACTGCGACGGCAACCGGGTCGGCTCACAGGACCTGCAGCGCTTCGGCGGCACCTGCTTCACCGTTCACGGCGCCGATGTCGCCGTAGTGGTCACCACCAGCGACTTCACCGCCCCCGCGCTCGACTACGCAGAGCAGTGCGGCATCGTGTGCGTCGACGGTCCGCAACTGCGCCGCTGGCAGGAGAATGCGGGACCGCGGCCGTGGGAGGCGCAGCCGTCGGCGGCCTGA
- a CDS encoding 2-aminoethylphosphonate ABC transporter substrate-binding protein, whose amino-acid sequence MPRNARSLRLAPIAAVTGSLVLTGSLTACGGDSAASDAKVVTVYSADGLKGENGDGWYDQVFKDFEKKTGIKVEYVEGGSGEMVQRAVREKTNPQADVLVTLPPFIQQADSKGLLQKYAPAGSDQVDGADKAADATWTSVVNNYFGFVYNKKELKHAPTTWDELLGGTYTNKIQYSTPGVAGDGTAVLMKAIHDFGGKDAALAYLKKLQSNNVGPSASTGKLAPKVDKGELLVANGDVQMNYAQSKDMPNLGIWFPQATDKATGAVGKPTTFALPYAAGLVTKAPHSANGKKLLDFMLSAKAQQQVSEIGGGFSARSDVKATDANAISLTKLMDGVEVFEPDWADIDKNLTTYVEDWKSATGS is encoded by the coding sequence ATGCCCAGAAACGCCCGCTCGCTCCGCCTCGCCCCGATCGCCGCCGTGACCGGCAGCCTCGTCCTCACCGGCTCCCTCACCGCGTGCGGCGGCGACTCGGCCGCCTCCGACGCCAAGGTCGTCACCGTGTACAGCGCGGACGGCCTCAAGGGCGAGAACGGCGACGGCTGGTACGACCAGGTCTTCAAGGACTTCGAGAAGAAGACCGGCATCAAGGTCGAGTACGTCGAGGGGGGTTCGGGCGAGATGGTCCAGCGGGCCGTCCGTGAGAAGACCAACCCGCAGGCCGACGTCCTCGTCACCCTCCCGCCGTTCATCCAGCAGGCCGACAGCAAGGGCCTGCTCCAGAAGTACGCGCCCGCGGGCTCCGACCAGGTCGACGGCGCCGACAAGGCCGCCGATGCCACCTGGACCTCCGTCGTCAACAACTACTTCGGCTTCGTCTACAACAAGAAGGAGCTGAAGCACGCGCCCACCACCTGGGACGAACTGCTCGGCGGCACGTACACGAACAAGATCCAGTACTCCACGCCGGGTGTCGCCGGCGACGGAACCGCCGTGCTCATGAAGGCGATCCACGACTTCGGGGGCAAGGACGCGGCACTCGCCTACCTGAAGAAGCTCCAGTCCAACAACGTCGGCCCGTCCGCGTCCACCGGCAAGCTCGCCCCCAAGGTCGACAAGGGCGAACTGCTGGTCGCCAACGGCGACGTCCAGATGAACTACGCGCAGTCCAAGGACATGCCGAACCTCGGCATCTGGTTCCCGCAGGCCACCGACAAGGCCACCGGCGCCGTCGGCAAGCCCACCACCTTCGCGCTCCCGTACGCCGCCGGCCTCGTCACCAAGGCCCCGCACTCCGCGAACGGCAAGAAGCTCCTCGACTTCATGCTGTCCGCCAAGGCCCAGCAGCAGGTCAGTGAGATCGGCGGCGGCTTCTCCGCCCGCTCCGACGTCAAGGCGACCGACGCCAACGCCATCTCGCTGACCAAGCTCATGGACGGCGTCGAGGTCTTCGAGCCCGACTGGGCGGACATCGACAAGAACCTCACCACGTACGTCGAGGACTGGAAGTCCGCCACCGGCAGCTGA
- a CDS encoding polymorphic toxin-type HINT domain-containing protein yields the protein MHLHVKQKIVTLTTALCLTLGAGVGTASAAGTPPKREAEPTLLEIAAKVARYSDCGSQPLLERPACLKEFDLKSAKLGLGVGVFLYVTRDAMKDEGSSFKDLETALTELHKLKPYLLLDPDKETDPVKKKQVYEQTLKAFKAAKPHVDKLRTDVVRASRLLDAHTESVEALAVLAVAVGDYYPDPKPVDDRPAKDTWDIAGFFKDIGKSLDQINAGFDKMNGALDDMNKATIEVNRGLDQANKGIEKANRGMDKLNEGVKEANKGLNETKKAVEGIDKAASKLHEIPDFDFDFSRLAEKIGSKDTTAEERAAQERRMSVLLNLMPGIGDAKGVIEAITGSDLATGEKVSDTDRVLGSLAVMRWLKYGGKLLPEEIRAARKGDKMPNCNSFPAGTRVLMGDGTTTVPIEQITVGDSVLATDPEAGITGSRPVEDTIYTPDDEDFTSVTLAGDGGAEPATLTVTDHHPFWVENRGRWADARDLNSGDAMRTPDGTAVRIDKVAHWKEPQGAYNLTVNDLHTYYVLAGTTPVLVHNASCSFIKGEIPDAAAIERGSLVKIKEKQLEKALKTVGEDPHGFKADWVGKNNVSRFDAMRDGEGRVVLVSKDGKILVPTNYRYRP from the coding sequence ATGCACCTGCACGTAAAACAGAAGATCGTCACGCTCACAACCGCCCTGTGCCTGACCCTGGGCGCGGGCGTGGGCACCGCCTCGGCGGCCGGGACGCCGCCGAAGCGAGAGGCGGAGCCCACCTTGCTGGAGATCGCGGCCAAGGTGGCGCGGTACTCCGACTGCGGTTCTCAGCCTCTGCTGGAACGGCCTGCCTGTCTCAAGGAGTTCGACCTCAAGTCCGCCAAGCTCGGCTTGGGCGTGGGCGTCTTCCTCTACGTCACCCGTGACGCGATGAAGGACGAGGGCAGCTCGTTCAAGGACCTGGAGACGGCGCTGACCGAGCTGCACAAGCTCAAGCCCTACCTCCTGCTCGACCCGGACAAAGAGACTGACCCGGTCAAGAAGAAGCAGGTCTACGAGCAGACGCTCAAGGCGTTCAAGGCCGCCAAGCCGCACGTGGACAAGCTGCGCACCGACGTCGTCAGGGCTTCCCGCCTTCTCGACGCCCACACGGAGTCGGTCGAGGCCTTGGCCGTGCTGGCTGTCGCCGTCGGCGACTACTACCCCGATCCGAAGCCCGTCGATGACCGGCCGGCGAAGGACACCTGGGACATCGCGGGCTTCTTCAAGGACATCGGCAAGAGCCTTGACCAGATCAACGCCGGCTTCGACAAGATGAACGGCGCCCTCGATGACATGAACAAGGCCACCATCGAGGTCAACCGAGGCCTGGACCAGGCCAACAAGGGCATCGAGAAGGCCAACCGGGGGATGGACAAGCTCAATGAGGGAGTCAAGGAGGCCAACAAGGGGCTGAATGAGACCAAGAAGGCCGTCGAGGGCATAGACAAGGCCGCCTCCAAGCTCCACGAGATACCGGACTTCGACTTCGACTTCTCCCGTCTCGCCGAGAAGATCGGGTCGAAGGACACCACCGCCGAGGAACGGGCCGCCCAGGAGCGCCGGATGTCGGTGCTGCTCAACCTGATGCCCGGGATCGGGGACGCCAAGGGCGTCATCGAAGCCATCACCGGCAGCGACCTGGCCACCGGTGAGAAGGTGAGCGACACCGACCGGGTGCTGGGCTCGCTCGCGGTCATGCGCTGGCTCAAGTACGGGGGCAAGCTGCTCCCGGAGGAGATCAGGGCCGCCCGCAAGGGCGACAAGATGCCGAACTGCAACAGCTTCCCGGCCGGCACGCGGGTCCTCATGGGCGACGGCACCACCACGGTGCCCATCGAGCAGATCACCGTCGGCGACAGCGTCCTGGCCACCGACCCGGAAGCGGGGATCACCGGCTCGCGGCCGGTCGAGGACACCATCTACACGCCCGACGACGAGGACTTCACCAGCGTCACCCTGGCCGGCGACGGGGGAGCGGAGCCGGCCACGCTCACCGTGACCGACCACCACCCCTTCTGGGTCGAGAACCGGGGGCGATGGGCGGACGCCCGCGATCTCAACTCCGGTGACGCGATGCGCACCCCGGACGGCACCGCGGTGCGCATCGACAAGGTCGCGCACTGGAAGGAGCCGCAGGGCGCCTACAACCTGACCGTCAACGACCTGCACACCTACTACGTGCTGGCCGGAACCACACCCGTACTCGTCCACAACGCGTCCTGTAGCTTCATCAAGGGAGAGATCCCCGACGCGGCGGCCATCGAGCGGGGCTCCCTGGTCAAGATCAAGGAGAAGCAGCTCGAGAAGGCGCTCAAGACCGTCGGGGAGGACCCCCACGGCTTCAAGGCCGACTGGGTGGGGAAGAACAACGTGTCGCGGTTCGACGCGATGCGCGACGGCGAAGGCAGAGTCGTCCTCGTGAGCAAGGACGGGAAGATCTTGGTTCCGACGAATTACAGGTACCGGCCGTGA
- a CDS encoding ABC transporter ATP-binding protein, which produces MSSGIRFDRVSVAYGGTTVLDSLDLTVAPGEVMALLGPSGSGKTTALRAVAGFVRPAAGRVFIGDRDVTDLPPHRRGIGMVVQQYALFPHMRVEDNVAFGLKAQKAPKGEIHGRVAEALEMTRMAAYARRYPRELSGGQQQRVVAIARALAIRPGVLLLDEPLSALDAQLRSGMLTELARLHRELPDVSILYVTHDQVEALTLADRIAVMDKARLQDVGTPQELYRAPRTEFTASFVGNANLLPVTVGTDGVDFAGTELEVPTGDAARGATATLCVRPHLVGLGAGPNALTGAVAEVQWRGATHRLYVDVGGHRIKVDLRELRQPPALGDEITVHFAPEDAVLLSAGVTAERTAPVTARETVGAADRVGRNG; this is translated from the coding sequence ATGAGCAGCGGGATCCGCTTCGACCGGGTGTCCGTCGCCTACGGCGGCACCACGGTCCTCGACTCCCTCGACCTGACCGTCGCGCCCGGCGAGGTGATGGCCCTGCTCGGGCCGTCCGGCTCGGGCAAGACCACCGCGCTGCGGGCCGTCGCCGGATTCGTGCGGCCCGCCGCCGGGCGGGTGTTCATCGGCGACCGTGATGTCACCGACCTGCCGCCGCACCGGCGCGGGATCGGCATGGTCGTCCAGCAGTACGCCCTCTTCCCGCACATGCGGGTCGAGGACAACGTCGCCTTCGGGCTCAAGGCGCAGAAGGCCCCCAAGGGCGAGATCCACGGGCGGGTGGCCGAGGCGCTGGAGATGACCAGGATGGCGGCGTACGCGCGGCGCTATCCGCGCGAGCTGTCCGGCGGGCAGCAGCAGCGCGTGGTCGCCATCGCGCGGGCGCTCGCCATCCGGCCCGGCGTCCTCCTGCTCGACGAGCCGCTGTCCGCCCTCGACGCCCAGCTCCGCTCCGGGATGCTCACCGAACTCGCCCGGCTGCACCGCGAGTTACCCGACGTGTCGATCCTCTACGTCACCCACGACCAGGTCGAGGCACTGACCCTGGCCGACCGGATCGCCGTCATGGACAAGGCCCGGCTCCAGGACGTCGGCACCCCCCAGGAGCTGTACCGGGCGCCGCGCACCGAGTTCACCGCGTCGTTCGTCGGCAACGCGAATCTGTTGCCGGTGACGGTGGGGACGGACGGGGTCGACTTCGCCGGGACCGAACTCGAGGTCCCGACCGGGGACGCCGCCCGGGGCGCGACGGCGACGCTCTGCGTACGCCCGCACCTCGTCGGGCTCGGCGCGGGGCCCAACGCCCTGACCGGCGCGGTCGCCGAGGTGCAGTGGCGGGGGGCCACCCATCGGCTGTACGTCGACGTGGGGGGCCACCGGATCAAGGTGGACCTGCGCGAACTGCGGCAGCCACCCGCCCTCGGGGACGAGATCACCGTGCACTTCGCACCCGAGGACGCGGTGCTGCTCTCCGCCGGCGTCACCGCCGAACGGACGGCTCCGGTCACCGCCCGGGAGACCGTGGGAGCCGCCGACAGGGTGGGCCGGAATGGCTAG
- a CDS encoding HAD family hydrolase: MAELNNIRLVVLDMAGTTVADGGLVEQAFAVAAGELGVEPGSADHTEKLDYVRATMGESKISVFRHLFGEESLTRRANSAFEKAYGELVDGGRIAPIAGAREAIEELQAGGRTVVLSTGFARVTQDAILAALGWQDLVPLTLCPADAGGRGRPYPDMILEAFLRTKAADGVQQTAVLGDTSYDMLSGVRAGAGLVAGVLTGAHDEDALRAAGAGHVLGSVAELPALLGEFTGPGGAGR; encoded by the coding sequence ATGGCCGAGCTGAACAACATACGACTTGTGGTGCTCGACATGGCCGGTACCACCGTGGCCGACGGCGGCCTGGTGGAGCAGGCCTTCGCCGTGGCCGCCGGCGAGCTGGGCGTGGAGCCCGGGTCCGCGGACCACACGGAGAAGCTCGACTACGTCCGCGCCACGATGGGCGAGTCCAAGATCTCCGTCTTCCGGCACCTGTTCGGCGAGGAGTCCCTCACCCGGCGCGCCAACTCCGCCTTCGAGAAGGCGTACGGGGAACTCGTCGACGGCGGCCGTATCGCGCCGATCGCCGGGGCCCGCGAGGCGATCGAGGAACTCCAGGCGGGCGGCCGGACCGTCGTCCTGAGCACCGGGTTCGCCCGCGTCACCCAGGACGCCATCCTCGCCGCGCTCGGCTGGCAGGACCTGGTGCCGCTCACGCTGTGCCCGGCGGACGCCGGAGGCCGCGGACGCCCCTACCCCGACATGATCCTGGAGGCGTTCCTGCGCACCAAGGCCGCCGACGGCGTCCAGCAGACCGCCGTCCTCGGCGACACCTCATACGACATGCTCAGTGGTGTCCGCGCCGGGGCCGGACTCGTCGCCGGTGTCCTCACCGGCGCCCACGACGAGGACGCGCTGCGCGCCGCCGGGGCCGGCCACGTCCTCGGTTCGGTGGCCGAACTTCCCGCACTGCTCGGTGAGTTCACCGGACCAGGCGGAGCGGGGCGATGA
- a CDS encoding alkaline phosphatase family protein, producing the protein MSRRTLLAAAAGLALAAGPLASVARAAANTPKVLVIGLDGTLLSRITDADAPNLDALMGAGLTAPSSIYANPFAPTLSGPGWSTLITGVWPDKHNVKDNDFTGHNFAQYPDFLTRIETAKPALSTYAVSSWAPLTDTVFSSKVDTRVSTPSAEYDVGTTSRAVAQLRDANPDAVFVQLDNVDHAGHSYGAASQQYLDAIHGVDTQVGQMVAAVKARVTYASEDWLVMVTADHGHTDAGGHGGSSWPERQTFMIATGPTLAAGSVRHDVKMPDIAASALAHLGVAIDPAWGLDGRPVQQPAPDDFDALRPQLATRVDETGIGATVIGFTHTPPSGWSVDNSAMGTGGVTEWRGWSFTTDEFWTKAQVDQNRESNVRARNVFAVADGDEWEDKTVSGTFDSTLVSPAYPVTGGAAATLTYTTYYRQESPQKGEVLVSYDDAAWVGVKTYTADTSSRVEKLTLQVPAGAKTARVRFRYTGGNNWYWVIDGVSLKAG; encoded by the coding sequence ATGTCCCGTCGCACCCTGCTCGCCGCCGCGGCAGGTCTCGCCCTCGCCGCCGGGCCGCTCGCGTCCGTCGCCCGCGCCGCCGCCAACACCCCCAAGGTCCTCGTCATCGGCCTCGACGGCACCCTGCTGAGCCGCATCACGGACGCCGACGCCCCCAACCTCGACGCCTTGATGGGCGCCGGCCTCACCGCGCCCAGCAGCATCTACGCCAATCCGTTCGCGCCGACCCTGTCCGGCCCCGGCTGGTCCACCCTCATCACCGGCGTCTGGCCCGACAAGCACAACGTCAAGGACAACGACTTCACCGGCCACAACTTCGCCCAGTACCCGGACTTCCTCACCCGGATCGAGACCGCCAAGCCGGCCCTGTCGACCTACGCCGTCTCCTCCTGGGCGCCCCTGACGGACACCGTCTTCTCCTCCAAGGTCGACACCCGGGTGTCCACTCCGAGCGCCGAGTACGACGTCGGCACCACCTCGCGCGCCGTCGCCCAGCTCCGGGACGCCAACCCCGACGCGGTGTTCGTCCAGCTCGACAACGTCGACCACGCGGGCCACAGCTACGGGGCCGCCAGCCAGCAGTACCTGGACGCCATCCACGGCGTCGACACCCAGGTCGGGCAGATGGTCGCCGCGGTGAAGGCCCGTGTCACCTACGCCTCCGAGGACTGGCTGGTCATGGTCACCGCCGACCACGGGCACACCGACGCGGGCGGCCACGGCGGCTCCAGCTGGCCCGAACGGCAGACCTTCATGATCGCGACCGGGCCGACCCTGGCCGCCGGTTCGGTGCGCCACGACGTCAAGATGCCGGACATCGCCGCCTCCGCGCTCGCCCACCTCGGCGTCGCCATCGACCCCGCCTGGGGCCTCGACGGACGGCCCGTGCAGCAGCCTGCCCCGGACGACTTCGACGCGCTGCGCCCGCAGCTCGCCACCCGCGTCGACGAGACGGGCATCGGCGCCACGGTGATCGGTTTCACCCACACTCCGCCGAGCGGCTGGTCGGTCGACAACTCCGCGATGGGCACGGGCGGTGTCACCGAGTGGCGCGGCTGGTCCTTCACCACGGACGAGTTCTGGACCAAGGCGCAGGTGGACCAGAACCGCGAGAGCAACGTCCGGGCCCGCAACGTGTTCGCGGTCGCCGACGGAGACGAGTGGGAGGACAAGACCGTCTCGGGCACCTTCGACTCCACCCTCGTCAGCCCCGCCTACCCGGTCACCGGAGGCGCCGCGGCCACCCTCACGTACACCACCTACTACCGCCAGGAATCCCCGCAGAAGGGTGAGGTCCTCGTCTCCTACGACGACGCCGCGTGGGTCGGCGTGAAGACGTACACGGCCGACACGTCCTCCCGCGTGGAGAAGCTGACTCTCCAGGTCCCGGCCGGGGCGAAGACCGCCCGGGTCCGGTTCCGCTACACCGGCGGCAACAATTGGTACTGGGTGATCGACGGCGTCTCGCTCAAGGCCGGCTGA